CAGTTTGATAGTTCTCAGCTGCAATATAGTAAATTTTTTCTTGACCATCTTGCATGCGCTCAATGTAATTCGACAGTGATTGATTTTGAACGGCACTGTCTTCATGCGTACTGGTGAAGCGCAATAATTTAGCAATCTTCTCTTTATTACTAAAATCTTCAGCTGGCCCTTCTTTCAATACCTGGCCGAATTCATCCCAAAATTCTTGATATTGTTCTGGCTGTTTTTTAGCCATTTTTTCTAACATGTCGAGTACACGTTTAGTCAAGGCAGACTTCATACTCTCAACCGTGCTATCTTGCTGCAAAATTTCACGAGACACATTCAGCGATAAGTCATTCGAATCTACAATACCTTTTACAAATCGTAGGTACAGCGGTAAGAACTGTTCTGCATCATCCATGATAAAGGTGCGCTGAACATAGAGTTTCAGTCCACGAACAGCATCGCGATTCCACATATCAAACGGTGCTTTGGCAGGCAAAAACAACAGTGAGGTATACTCATATTTACCTTCGACTTTATTGTGTGACCATGTCATAGGGTCCTGAAAGTCGTGCGATACGTGCTTGTAGAACTCTTTATACTCATCATCTTCAATCTCAGATTTTGAGCGAGTCCACAGCGCTGTAGCAGTATTCACAGTCTCATCTTGTGGCTCTGACATGCCTTTTTCATTACCTTCCTCATCATACTCAGGCATTGGCTCCGATTGCATAATCACAGGAATCGCAATGTGGTCAGAATACTTTTTAATAATTGAACGCACTCTAAAGTTTTCAGCAAACTCAAGTTGGTCATCGTTAAGATGCAGAATGATGGTAGTGCCGCGCTGAGCTTTTTCAATATCGGCAATGCTAAAGTCGGCCTCACCCTCAGACGTCCAGTGCACACCATTATTAGCTGACTCACCTGCCCGGCGCGTCATCACCTCGACCTTATGCGCAACAATAAAAGCCGAGTAAAAACCAACACCAAACTGACCTATCAATTGCGAATCTTTCTTTTCATCGCCCGTCAGCGAACCCAGAAACGCCGCCGTACCCGATTTTGCAATCGTCCCCAAGTTTTCAATAACTTCGTCGCGGCTCATACCGATGCCGTTATCGCTGATGCTAATCGTCTTAGCATCTTTATCGAGCTCGATACGAATCGATAATTCACCATCGCCCTCATATAGCGCATCATTGGATACGGCTTCAAAGCGCAGCTTTTCACATGCATCAGATGCATTAGAAATCAGCTCACGGAGAAAAATTTCTTTATTCGAATACAGTGAGTGGATCATTAACTGCAGCAGTTGTTTTGCTTCAGTTTGAAATTCCATTTTTTCAGCAGTCGACATAAGTAATACCTTAGTAGTTGAATCAATCGTAAAAATCTAATGTTTGTCTATATGGCGTCAGTTCTTCGCATTTCAAGCGTAATACTTTAAAATTCTATTAATTTCTTACTAAACTTTTACTCCCATGCTCACTGAGTTTTGGGTAAGATTTACGGTCAATTATAAAAACACCAACGGGATGCCAATTATGAACAGTCCAGCTCAAGCGATGGATGCGGTACAAGAAGATTTCTCTCAAGCGCAAATGGAACAATTACTGCAAAAACAGCGTGACAGTTTTTTAGCCGAGGGCGAAGTCAGTTATCAGACTCGCATTGACCGTTTAGACCGTCTCGCCAAATTGCTGCATGAGAATCAAGATGCTCTCGTCCAAGCCATGTCTGAAGACTTTGGTCATCGTTCTCACCACCAGTCAATTGTTGCCGACTTTTATGGTTCGTATGAAGCCATTAAACACCAGAAAAAAGAGCTGAAAAAATGGATGAAGCCTGAAAAAAGACGCTCACCATTTCCGCTAGGCCTTATCGGTGCGCGCTCAGAGGTGCATTATCAACCTAAAGGTGTGGTTGGTAACATCACCACTTGGAACTTCCCTGTATTTGTGGCGATCACTCCGCTTGCCGGGATTTTGGCAGCCGGCAACCGATGCCTGGTAAAGTTGACGGAAGTGACCCCTCGCACATCCAATCTGCTGAAAGCCTTATTTGCGCAATATTTTGATGAGACTGAAGTCGCCGGCATTACAGGCGGGCCTGAGACAGGCGCGGCATTTTCGGCTCTTAAACTAGACCACATCATCTTTACTGGTGCTACTAGCATTGGTAAATACGTTTTACAGGGTGCTGCTAATCATTTAACCCCAGTGACTTTAGAGCTGGGTGGTAAATCGCCGGTGATTGTTGGTCAATCAGCTAATTTAGAAGAAACCGCTTTACGCATTTTTACCGGCAAAGCCTTAAATGTTGGTCAAGTGTGCATCTCTCCAGATTATGCCTTTGTGCATGAATCACAAATGGACGCATTTATCAGCGCTGCAACGGCACATATTGAGAAAATGTTCCCAAGCATGCTGAATAATGATGATTATAGTTCTGTTATAAACGCCAGACATTACCAACGACTGCAGAGTTATATCGACGATGCACGTGAAAAAGGTGGTGATGTGCGTCAAATAAACCCTGCCAATGAAGACTTTTCGCAGCAAACGAAAACCCACAAAATACCCATGACACTGGTCATCAACCCCAGTGACGATATGAAAGTGATGCAAGATGAGATTTTTGGTCCAATCATTTCAATAAAAAGCTATAACAATATTGCAGACGTTATTAGCTTTATTAATCAAGGCGCGCGGCCGCTGGCACTTTATTACTTTGGTGACGACAACAGTGAAAGAGACCGCGTTTTAGCTGAAACCACCTCTGGCGGTGCCTGCGTGAACGATGTTATTGCCCACGCTGGGGTTGAAGATATCCCGTTTGGTGGTGTTGGGCCATCCGGCATGGGGAACTACCATGGCTTTGAAGGCTTCAAAACCTTTTCTCATGCAAAAGCGGTATTCAAGCAATCAAAAATATATATGATGAAATTTACCGGCATGATTCCTCCTTACAATGATAAAACCGATAAGACTTTGGAGTTTATGACTAAGGAGTAAACTTTTTGCGGTATTCATTAAGATCAGGTTTTACGAGTTTGCTATATCCCAAAAAAAAGCCAGCGTAAGCTGGCTTTTTTATTGTATCAGGTATATTCCGGTGGATGTTGCATCGTAATCTTATGCCCCAGGCATTTCTCTAAAGCTGGCACCTCATAAGCATCCTCTTCGCCAATCAAGCTAATCGCCTGACCTGAGGCACCTGCACGCCCGGTTCGCCCAATCCGGTGAACATAGTTTTCTGGCTCTTGTGGCAAGAAAAAGTTAATCACATGCGTAATACCGTCGATATGAATGCCTCGGCCAACCACATCGGTACCAATCAAAAACTGAATTTTGCCACTTTTAAAGTCTGCTAAAGTTTTTGTGCGTTTATTTTGCGCAATCTCACCGCTTAAAATCCCTGCATTTACCCCTTTAGCTTTTAAACGATCATATAATCGCTGGGTCTGGTCTCGGCGATTAGTAAAAATAATGGTCTGGCCTAGCTCACCCTGTTGGATCATTTTGACGAGGTAATTCAGCTTGTCGCCATCTGCTACCATGTAAAATCGCTGATCTACGGTATCGGTTGCCACCGATTCAGGTTCAATTTCAAACTTACTGGCCTGATAGGTCCAGCGCTCGGCAAGATTAAGAATGTCGTAAGTAAATGTTGCCGAAAATAGCAAGGTCTGACGCTGCTCTTTGGCTGGGGTTGCACGCACAATTTGCTTTACCTGAGGAATAAAACCCATATCCAACATGCGATCGGCTTCATCCAATACCATAATCTCAACTTGATCAAGAAACACCTGTTTTTGCATCAAAAAATCAATCAGGCGACCCGGCGTCGCGACTAAAATATCGACAAAGGTTTTATCTAACTGCTTGCGTTGTTTTTCATGAGGCTCACCACCTACTAACGCAACTGTATGCAGCTCAGTATGCTTTGTCAGCTGTTTTGCATCTTGCTCAATCTGATGCACTAATTCTCGTGTCGGCGCCAAAACCAATACTCTTGGCTCATGCAGAAAACGCTCAGAAACCGGGTGGGACAGAATTTGATCGATTGCAGTAATTAAAAATGCTGCGGTTTTGCCGGTTCCTGTTTGCGCNTTACCAATCACATCCAAGCCTTTTAATGTATGNGGTAAGGTCTGTGCTTGAATCGGTGTACAATATTCGAAACCTAAGTCATATATGGCATGCAGTAATTGTTCATGCAATGTTAACTCTGGATAAGCAATTCGCCCATCCACTGGCGCGACTTTAAAGACAGAGGCATCCCAAGGTTTAGGTTTAGCCGCAGGCTTATTCGACTTTTTTCTTGGCTTATTAGCTTTAGGTTGCGATTGCCCCTGTTTATTCGATGACTTTCTTGATGCTGCGCCTGTTTTTGATTTGCTTTTATCAGTGCGGTTGGCTGATTTTGCATCGCTAGGCTTGATCGCTGCAGCCGGTTTTGAAGCTGAGCTTTTATTGGAAAACAGTTTTTTTAACAAAATAATATCTCTTTAATAGCCAGCCATTCTAGCTGGCAGTAGCTGCTTGGTGTGGTGTAGGTGAATTGTTTTCATCCAGAGCAACAAACACAATTTCATCAACCCTGACAACCAAGGAGTCGTGAGTTTGGTTGCGAATTTCACAAGCTACCGTTAATGATGTTCTGCCTACACGGACTACTTCAGTGCCAATAGACAAAATATCTCCCAGCTCACCTGGGCTAACAAAATCGATCGCCGACATCTTTTTTGTGACGATCCGCGTGGTACCCATCTGACAGGCAGCAAATATAGCGGCCTCTTCATCAATCCAGGCTAATGCCTGACCACCAAACAGCACACCAGCCGAGTTTAAATGACTGTACATCACGACTCGACGCGTTTTATAGTCCATATGAGCTAATCGCAAATATTGATCAATTGATCCAATCAATCATAAAATTTTAAAATTGAGCTATTCGCCCTTTCAATACATTTTCGACGCGAATACAGAGCCTTAATGCGGCACGAACGTCGTCAGAGAACGCTATTGTAACACCAAATGGACAATCAAGCTGTTTTTGCAGCTTATTCAGAACAATGTGCCTCAGTGATAGCTGTTGATTGGCGCTATTCACTAATTGATCTTGCTGCCTTGCACTGAGCATCGAGGCTTGATAGTTAAATTTTGCCGCCAGATTAGCCGATGCTGGTTGCGTGCTAAGAAGATCATCAGTGATGCTATCAATTACCGTGGTAATAAGATTGTGATTGATATCTATATGGCTAAACCATAGTTGATCAGCATAACGTTCGAAAAACAGTGTAAAACGACAGCCATATTGTGCAAACGCCATAACCACGGCTTCAATCATTAATCCTAACTGCAGCATCATACGATCTGACATAGGCTCTGCACTGAATAGCTCTTGTAAAACACCATGATCTGTTTGCATCATTAAAATATGCTGTATGGCACTGAATACATCTTGCTCTTTATGCTGCCACTCTATAATCGCAGCGAACTCTACGCGATTATGCAGCAGTGGCTCAGCCAGTAAATGTGGCCAAGGCGAAGCCAGCTGAGAAAAATAACGCTCAGTCTGCAATACATGTTTCTCGCCTCGAATTGGATACACCCTGTGCGATGTTGCCACCTGATCATCAATCACTTGCAATGGCTTTTGCTGTTGCCGGTAATAATTAGCTAATGTTGGCAGGTCAGAGTGCTTGTCTAGCGAAATAATCTGGTGTGGCTTAATCAGCCCCGTACGATACTGCCATGACTGCGGTAGACAGAATGCGCGCAAATGTTCACGCTGGCTCGCAATACTGACAATGTCGTAAGAATTTTTAGCACGATTAAACGTATCGGAGCTAGCGTTGGCGCTTGCATCAGGAATTTCGGGAGAAACCGACTTAAAAGCAGGGTTATCGTGACCGGTCAGCCCGTGAACAATTTGCATTAATGATCGACTAAACAGCTGAGAATAGTGGCATGATGATCAATTACCGAAAAACGCGTATTTAATCCCGCAAAACGAAGGCCATATTCGCGTCGGTCAGCGCCCTGGTGATACGCAGGCCTTGGGTCTAAAGCAATTAGCGCAGTAATCATTTCTTTCAGCTGCGTCTTGCTAAGCCTGCTTTCGTTTTCTGACAAGTTGATTTTTTCAGGTATAGCAATGGTTTCTGGCCATGTTACAACAAGGCTAGCGCTTGGCGCCTCAGTCGCAATGGCATTAACCGCATCTGCTGCGATATCGGCGTAAGGAAGATAAGGTTTTATATCAATAATGGGTGATCCATCAACCACGTCGAGTCCTTCAACATCGATACTTTCAATGACTCCACCCTTATAATTTACAGCGACCAATTTCAGCAGTGACAACCCTAAGCCGTTAGGTCTAAAACTTGCTCGGGTGGCAAACACACCGAGCTTTTTATTACCGCCCAAGCGTGGTGGTCTCACACGCAACTTAGATGATTGTTTAGATTGGCCATGATGATCAAATAAAAAGTGCAGCCAAATATGCGATAACGACTCAATGCCTTCGAAAGCATCACGCTGATTATATGGCGCAGAAATAATCAGCTTGCCCGGCACTGCTAACATATTAGCTTGGCGAGGAACGCCAAATTTTTCCTGAAAAGGCGACTTCACATAGCCAATCGGATGAATGGTCATAGCGGATGCTATTAATGCATCGTCAGACTCAGGAGAAAGATCATCTGATGACAACAAACTAACCTAATAAATTATCAAGTTCAGCCAGTACAACATCGTGATGGTTTTTAGTTTTAAAGTCATTTAAGTCTAGTGTTTTAAGTAAACGACCAGACTTATCTATAATAAATGTGGTGCGTAAAATGCCCATGCTCTCTTTGCCCATGAATTTTTTTAAAGCCCAAACGCCATATTTTTCGGCAACTGCATGATCTTCATCAGACAACAAATCAAAATTCAAAGCGGCCGGA
The Pseudomonadales bacterium genome window above contains:
- the htpG gene encoding molecular chaperone HtpG: MSTAEKMEFQTEAKQLLQLMIHSLYSNKEIFLRELISNASDACEKLRFEAVSNDALYEGDGELSIRIELDKDAKTISISDNGIGMSRDEVIENLGTIAKSGTAAFLGSLTGDEKKDSQLIGQFGVGFYSAFIVAHKVEVMTRRAGESANNGVHWTSEGEADFSIADIEKAQRGTTIILHLNDDQLEFAENFRVRSIIKKYSDHIAIPVIMQSEPMPEYDEEGNEKGMSEPQDETVNTATALWTRSKSEIEDDEYKEFYKHVSHDFQDPMTWSHNKVEGKYEYTSLLFLPAKAPFDMWNRDAVRGLKLYVQRTFIMDDAEQFLPLYLRFVKGIVDSNDLSLNVSREILQQDSTVESMKSALTKRVLDMLEKMAKKQPEQYQEFWDEFGQVLKEGPAEDFSNKEKIAKLLRFTSTHEDSAVQNQSLSNYIERMQDGQEKIYYIAAENYQTAKNSPHLEVFKKKGIEVLLLTDRVDEWLMNHLANFDEKAFQDIGKGQLDLGDLDTEADKQEQETLAKDNEDLVQRVADSLGEKVKEVRVTSRLTESPACIVVDDFDMNMQMRRILEQAGQEVPDSKPIFELNPEHPLVQKLDAEADEARFSDLAGILLDQASLAEGGSLDDPASYVAKLNKLILDLAS
- a CDS encoding coniferyl aldehyde dehydrogenase, coding for MPIMNSPAQAMDAVQEDFSQAQMEQLLQKQRDSFLAEGEVSYQTRIDRLDRLAKLLHENQDALVQAMSEDFGHRSHHQSIVADFYGSYEAIKHQKKELKKWMKPEKRRSPFPLGLIGARSEVHYQPKGVVGNITTWNFPVFVAITPLAGILAAGNRCLVKLTEVTPRTSNLLKALFAQYFDETEVAGITGGPETGAAFSALKLDHIIFTGATSIGKYVLQGAANHLTPVTLELGGKSPVIVGQSANLEETALRIFTGKALNVGQVCISPDYAFVHESQMDAFISAATAHIEKMFPSMLNNDDYSSVINARHYQRLQSYIDDAREKGGDVRQINPANEDFSQQTKTHKIPMTLVINPSDDMKVMQDEIFGPIISIKSYNNIADVISFINQGARPLALYYFGDDNSERDRVLAETTSGGACVNDVIAHAGVEDIPFGGVGPSGMGNYHGFEGFKTFSHAKAVFKQSKIYMMKFTGMIPPYNDKTDKTLEFMTKE
- a CDS encoding DEAD/DEAH box helicase, with the protein product MFSNKSSASKPAAAIKPSDAKSANRTDKSKSKTGAASRKSSNKQGQSQPKANKPRKKSNKPAAKPKPWDASVFKVAPVDGRIAYPELTLHEQLLHAIYDLGFEYCTPIQAQTLPHTLKGLDVIGXAQTGTGKTAAFLITAIDQILSHPVSERFLHEPRVLVLAPTRELVHQIEQDAKQLTKHTELHTVALVGGEPHEKQRKQLDKTFVDILVATPGRLIDFLMQKQVFLDQVEIMVLDEADRMLDMGFIPQVKQIVRATPAKEQRQTLLFSATFTYDILNLAERWTYQASKFEIEPESVATDTVDQRFYMVADGDKLNYLVKMIQQGELGQTIIFTNRRDQTQRLYDRLKAKGVNAGILSGEIAQNKRTKTLADFKSGKIQFLIGTDVVGRGIHIDGITHVINFFLPQEPENYVHRIGRTGRAGASGQAISLIGEEDAYEVPALEKCLGHKITMQHPPEYT
- a CDS encoding acyl-CoA thioesterase; this translates as MDYKTRRVVMYSHLNSAGVLFGGQALAWIDEEAAIFAACQMGTTRIVTKKMSAIDFVSPGELGDILSIGTEVVRVGRTSLTVACEIRNQTHDSLVVRVDEIVFVALDENNSPTPHQAATAS
- the tsaA gene encoding tRNA (N6-threonylcarbamoyladenosine(37)-N6)-methyltransferase TrmO; this encodes MTIHPIGYVKSPFQEKFGVPRQANMLAVPGKLIISAPYNQRDAFEGIESLSHIWLHFLFDHHGQSKQSSKLRVRPPRLGGNKKLGVFATRASFRPNGLGLSLLKLVAVNYKGGVIESIDVEGLDVVDGSPIIDIKPYLPYADIAADAVNAIATEAPSASLVVTWPETIAIPEKINLSENESRLSKTQLKEMITALIALDPRPAYHQGADRREYGLRFAGLNTRFSVIDHHATILSCLVDH